A single region of the Brassica rapa cultivar Chiifu-401-42 chromosome A03, CAAS_Brap_v3.01, whole genome shotgun sequence genome encodes:
- the MAM1-1 gene encoding methylthioalkylmalate synthase 1, chloroplastic isoform X1, which translates to MISISPTASTMVVQSVLHFASSFPSLGLNRPYKRPSLSTSCCSSLSNKAGTGATDFKPIVERWPEYIPNKLPDKNYVRVLDTTLRDGEQSPGAALTPPQKLEIARQLAKLRVDIMEVGFPASSEEEFETIKTIAKTVGNEVDEETGYVPVICGLARCNHRDIEAVWEAVKYAKRQTIIIFISTSDIHMKFKLKKTKEEVIQMAVSSVSYAKSLGFNDIIFGCEDACRSEKEFLCKILGEAIKVGATTVNIGDTVGINMPQETWELVSYLKANTPGIDDVVLSVHCHNDLGVATANAIAGICAGARQVDVTVNGIGERSGNAALEEVVMALKCRGSYVMDGVYTRIDTRQIMATSNMVQEYTGLRVQAHKPIVGANCFVHESDLHQDVILKSRRTYEILSPEDVGVVKTENSGIARGKLSGRHAVKDV; encoded by the exons ATGATCTCCATCTCCCCCACTGCTTCCACCATGGTCGTCCAGTCAGTTCTACACTTTGCATCTTCCTTCCCTTCTCTCGGTCTAAACCGTCCATACAAAAGGCCGTCCTTGTCCACCTCGTGTTGCTCCTCTTTGTCCAATAAGGCTGGGACTGGTGCTACTGATTTCAAACCCATCGTGGAAAGGTGGCCGGAGTATATACCGAACAAGCTCCCCGACAAGAACTATGTGCGTGTATTGGATACGACGCTCCGTGACGGGGAACAATCCCCTGGTGCAGCACTTACTCCACCGCAGAAGCTAGAGATTGCCCGGCAGCTTGCCAAACTCCGAGTAGACATCATGGAAGTTGGTTTCCCTGCGTCATCAGAGGAAGAGTTCGAAACCATCAAGACCATTGCCAAGACTGTAGGGAATGAG GTGGATGAAGAAACAGGTTATGTTCCAGTTATATGCGGCCTCGCACGATGCAACCATAGAGACATCGAGGCGGTTTGGGAAGCAGTGAAGTACGCCAAGAGGCAGACAATAATCATATTCATATCTACTAGTGACATTCACATGAAATTTAAGTTGAAAAAGACTAAAGAAGAAGTCATTCAGATGGCAGTGAGTAGTGTTAGCTATGCGAAGAGCTTAGGCTTCAACGACATCATATTTGGTTGCGAAGATGCCTGCAG GTCGGAGAAAGAGTTTCTGTGCAAGATTTTAGGAGAAGCGATTAAAGTGGGTGCAACCACTGTCAACATCGGGGACACGGTAGGGATCAACATGCCGCAAGAAACTTGGGAACTTGTGAGCTACCTCAAAGCCAACACTCCAGGAATCGATGATGTTGTCTTAAGCGTTCATTGTCACAACGACCTTGGTGTTGCTACCGCTAATGCAATCGCC GGTATATGTGCGGGAGCAAGACAAGTTGACGTAACGGTCAACGGAATAGGTGAGAGAAGTGGGAATGCAGCACTAGAAGAG GTCGTAATGGCTTTGAAATGTCGAGGGTCATACGTGATGGATGGTGTTTACACAAGAATAGACACACGCCAAATTATGGCTACTAGCAACATG GTTCAAGAATATACTGGGCTGCGTGTTCAAGCGCATAAGCCTATAGTTGGAGCGAACTGTTTTGTTCACGAGAGCGACCTTCATCAG GATGTAATCTTGAAAAGTCGGAGAACATATGAGATCTTATCTCCAGAAGATGTTGGGGTtgtaaaaactgaaaattctGGCATTGCTCGTGGCAAGCTTAG TGGACGTCATGCTGTGAAAGATGTCTGA
- the MAM1-1 gene encoding methylthioalkylmalate synthase 1, chloroplastic isoform X2 — protein sequence MISISPTASTMVVQSVLHFASSFPSLGLNRPYKRPSLSTSCCSSLSNKAGTGATDFKPIVERWPEYIPNKLPDKNYVRVLDTTLRDGEQSPGAALTPPQKLEIARQLAKLRVDIMEVGFPASSEEEFETIKTIAKTVGNEVDEETGYVPVICGLARCNHRDIEAVWEAVKYAKRQTIIIFISTSDIHMKFKLKKTKEEVIQMAVSSVSYAKSLGFNDIIFGCEDACRSEKEFLCKILGEAIKVGATTVNIGDTVGINMPQETWELVSYLKANTPGIDDVVLSVHCHNDLGVATANAIAGICAGARQVDVTVNGIGERSGNAALEEVVMALKCRGSYVMDGVYTRIDTRQIMATSNMVQEYTGLRVQAHKPIVGANCFVHESDLHQDVILKSRRTYEILSPEDVGVVKTENSGIARGKLSGRHAVKDLGFEIGGYNLNEVFSRCKDLSKQKKRITDADLKALVTCGESGDEISSDKLNGSNGKINLWGYLPVLKVSSMV from the exons ATGATCTCCATCTCCCCCACTGCTTCCACCATGGTCGTCCAGTCAGTTCTACACTTTGCATCTTCCTTCCCTTCTCTCGGTCTAAACCGTCCATACAAAAGGCCGTCCTTGTCCACCTCGTGTTGCTCCTCTTTGTCCAATAAGGCTGGGACTGGTGCTACTGATTTCAAACCCATCGTGGAAAGGTGGCCGGAGTATATACCGAACAAGCTCCCCGACAAGAACTATGTGCGTGTATTGGATACGACGCTCCGTGACGGGGAACAATCCCCTGGTGCAGCACTTACTCCACCGCAGAAGCTAGAGATTGCCCGGCAGCTTGCCAAACTCCGAGTAGACATCATGGAAGTTGGTTTCCCTGCGTCATCAGAGGAAGAGTTCGAAACCATCAAGACCATTGCCAAGACTGTAGGGAATGAG GTGGATGAAGAAACAGGTTATGTTCCAGTTATATGCGGCCTCGCACGATGCAACCATAGAGACATCGAGGCGGTTTGGGAAGCAGTGAAGTACGCCAAGAGGCAGACAATAATCATATTCATATCTACTAGTGACATTCACATGAAATTTAAGTTGAAAAAGACTAAAGAAGAAGTCATTCAGATGGCAGTGAGTAGTGTTAGCTATGCGAAGAGCTTAGGCTTCAACGACATCATATTTGGTTGCGAAGATGCCTGCAG GTCGGAGAAAGAGTTTCTGTGCAAGATTTTAGGAGAAGCGATTAAAGTGGGTGCAACCACTGTCAACATCGGGGACACGGTAGGGATCAACATGCCGCAAGAAACTTGGGAACTTGTGAGCTACCTCAAAGCCAACACTCCAGGAATCGATGATGTTGTCTTAAGCGTTCATTGTCACAACGACCTTGGTGTTGCTACCGCTAATGCAATCGCC GGTATATGTGCGGGAGCAAGACAAGTTGACGTAACGGTCAACGGAATAGGTGAGAGAAGTGGGAATGCAGCACTAGAAGAG GTCGTAATGGCTTTGAAATGTCGAGGGTCATACGTGATGGATGGTGTTTACACAAGAATAGACACACGCCAAATTATGGCTACTAGCAACATG GTTCAAGAATATACTGGGCTGCGTGTTCAAGCGCATAAGCCTATAGTTGGAGCGAACTGTTTTGTTCACGAGAGCGACCTTCATCAG GATGTAATCTTGAAAAGTCGGAGAACATATGAGATCTTATCTCCAGAAGATGTTGGGGTtgtaaaaactgaaaattctGGCATTGCTCGTGGCAAGCTTAG TGGACGTCATGCTGTGAAAGAT TTGGGATTTGAAATTGGTGGTTATAATTTGAACGAAGTTTTCTCACGGTGCAAAGATTTATCCAAGCAGAAAAA a AGAATCACGGATGCTGATCTGAAGGCATTGGTAACGTGCGGTGAATCTGGTGATGAAATCTCGTCCGACAAATTAAACGGCTCTAACGGTAAAATAAACCTTTGGGGCTATCTACCAGTCCTAAAGGTTTCCTCTATGGTATAA
- the LOC108871185 gene encoding uncharacterized protein LOC108871185 — translation MASSSHYHYHKDDDDEFDSMFEDIFENPNFIPEPKKRKPRIHIERNREEGHTKLWNDYFSESPTYPHNIFRRRFRMNKTLFLRIMHRMSNEIEYFQPRQDATGRASLSPLQKCTAAIRQLAYGGGSDTVDEYVRLGETTARKCLHHFTAGIVQLFGDEYLRRPTPEDLQRLLYIGEQRGFPGMVGSIDCMHWEWKNCPTAWKGMYSRGTNKPTIVLEAVASYDLWIWHAFFGAPGTMNDLNILDRSPVFDDIINGIAPEVNFNVNGNQYHLAYYLTDGIYPKWATFIQSIRLPQGQKNSLFAQTQEAVRKDVERAFGVLQARFAVVRNPSQLWDKEKIATIMRASIILHNMIVEDERSASTQYDLEEFQESEEEDTFSVNMPSNLGNMIDRRTSVRNTQAHHQLKNDLIDNIWAKFGHLPNNF, via the coding sequence atggcttcttcttcacatTATCATTATcacaaagatgatgatgatgaatttgaTTCTATGTTTGAAGATATATTTGAAAATCCTAATTTCATTCCCGAACCAAAAAAGAGAAAACCGCGTATACATATCGAGAGAAACCGGGAAGAAGGCCACACGAAGCTCTGGAACGATTACTTTTCTGAATCTCCAACATACCCGCACAACATATTCCGAAGACGGTTTCGAATGAACAAGACTTTGTTCTTGCGTATTATGCATCGTATGTCTAATGAAATAGAATACTTTCAACCAAGACAAGATGCCACCGGACGGGCTAGTCTTTCTCCGCTCCAAAAATGTACCGCAGCAATTAGACAATTGGCGTATGGTGGTGGCTCTGATACCGTTGACGAATATGTCCGGCTTGGTGAAACAACAGCTCGAAAATGTTTGCACCATTTTACCGCGGGAATAGTCCAATTGTTTGGCGATGAATATCTAAGACGTCCCACACCGGAGGATCTGCAAAGACTATTATATATTGGAGAACAACGTGGGTTTCCCGGAATGGTtggaagcatcgactgtatgcattgggagtggaagaattgtccaaccgcttggaaaggaatgTATTCGCGTGGAACCAATAAACCAACTATTGTATTGGAGGCCGTAGCTTCATATGAcctctggatatggcacgcGTTTTTTGGAGCTCCAGGTACTATGAACGACCTTAATATTCTTGATCGATCACCCGTTTTTGACGACATTATTAACGGAATAGCCCCAGAAGTAAATTTCAATGTGAATGGAAATCAGTATCATTTGGCATATTATCTCACGGACGGTATTTATCCGAAATGGGCGACTTTTATTCAATCTATCCGACTTCCCCAAGGTCAGAAGAATTCATTATTCGCTCAAACCCAAGAAGCTGTGagaaaagatgtcgagcgtGCTTTTGGAGTCCTGCAAGCTAGATTTGCCGTGGTCCGAAACCCATCTCAGTTATGGGATAAAGAGAAGATTGCAACTATTATGAGAGCATCTATCATtctccataatatgattgtcgaaGATGAACGATCAGCATCTACTCAGTATGACCTTGAAGAATTTCAAGAAAGTGAAGAGGAGGATACATTTTCCGTCAATATGCCTTCAAATCTCGGTAATATGATTGATCGTCGAACGAGCGTTCGGAATACACAAGCCCATCACcaattaaaaaatgatttgatcGATAATATATGGGCTAAATTTGgacatcttccaaataacttctga